The proteins below are encoded in one region of Candidatus Bathyarchaeota archaeon:
- a CDS encoding 50S ribosomal protein L40e, producing MPITDVVKKQLAQKRRLFYKLCRKCGVRNAASATRCRKCHGSNLRWKKRELGTK from the coding sequence TTGCCAATTACTGATGTAGTAAAAAAGCAATTAGCCCAGAAACGCAGACTCTTCTATAAACTTTGTAGAAAGTGCGGTGTTAGAAATGCTGCTTCAGCTACTCGTTGCAGAAAATGCCATGGCAGTAATTTACGTTGGAAAAAGAGAGAGCTTGGTACTAAATAG
- the aspS gene encoding aspartate--tRNA(Asn) ligase: protein MAQTSSNFKRSHYSTEVTEKIQGKTVTILGWVENIRDLGKIQFITIRDKKGQIQITILKKEINEDIINKVKSIKKQFVLRIEGLVKISKEAPRGVEIIPSSIEILAESKQPLPLDPTGKMPADLDVRLDERILDLRRPECRAIFNIKNETLKSIRNYFVQHDYVEIQTPRIIGAAAEGGATLFSLDYFDDKAHLAQSPQLYKEELITVYEKVYEIGPFFRAEKSHTRRHLSEFISIDMEEAFATSSDVMNVQEELVAQSIKDVKKNCKNELKILGSKLDNPRLPFKKYSYSDIIEQLSKIGFKIKWGEDFTTEACRELGKLHKKEFYFITDWPMSTRPFYIKPSEADPKISLAFDFMYEWIEITSGGSRVDSKDYLLQRLREQGLDPKAFDFHLKIFDYGMPPHAGWGMGLDRFIMVLTGKMNLRDVVLFPRDMTRLKP, encoded by the coding sequence ATGGCTCAAACTTCAAGTAATTTCAAGAGATCACATTATTCAACAGAGGTAACAGAGAAAATTCAAGGTAAAACAGTGACTATTCTAGGATGGGTTGAAAACATCCGTGATCTAGGAAAAATTCAATTTATCACTATAAGAGATAAAAAGGGCCAGATTCAAATAACAATTCTAAAAAAGGAAATTAACGAAGATATCATAAATAAAGTAAAATCAATAAAGAAACAATTTGTATTAAGAATTGAGGGTCTTGTTAAGATCAGTAAGGAAGCTCCGCGTGGAGTAGAGATTATTCCATCAAGCATCGAAATTCTTGCAGAATCTAAGCAACCTTTACCCCTTGATCCTACAGGAAAGATGCCTGCAGATTTAGATGTAAGATTAGATGAGAGAATACTTGATCTACGTAGACCAGAGTGTAGGGCTATTTTTAATATTAAAAATGAAACGCTTAAATCAATCAGAAATTATTTTGTTCAACATGATTATGTTGAGATTCAAACACCAAGAATAATCGGAGCAGCTGCTGAAGGAGGAGCTACGTTATTCTCCTTAGATTATTTTGACGACAAAGCACATTTAGCTCAAAGCCCACAATTATACAAAGAAGAATTGATCACTGTATATGAGAAGGTATATGAGATTGGGCCTTTCTTTAGAGCTGAAAAATCACATACTAGAAGGCATTTGAGTGAATTCATCTCAATAGATATGGAAGAGGCTTTTGCAACATCGAGTGATGTTATGAATGTGCAAGAGGAGCTAGTAGCTCAATCAATAAAAGATGTTAAGAAGAATTGTAAAAATGAACTTAAGATACTCGGTAGCAAATTGGATAATCCTCGACTTCCTTTCAAGAAGTATTCTTACAGCGACATAATTGAACAGTTATCAAAAATAGGATTTAAAATTAAATGGGGTGAAGACTTTACAACTGAAGCTTGCCGTGAATTGGGTAAATTGCATAAAAAAGAGTTCTATTTTATAACTGATTGGCCAATGTCTACCAGACCTTTCTACATTAAACCAAGTGAAGCTGATCCTAAAATCTCACTCGCTTTTGATTTCATGTATGAATGGATCGAAATTACTTCAGGTGGATCTAGAGTTGATTCAAAAGATTATCTTCTTCAAAGATTAAGGGAGCAAGGTCTAGATCCGAAAGCTTTTGATTTTCATTTGAAGATCTTTGATTATGGAATGCCTCCACATGCTGGTTGGGGGATGGGACTAGATAGATTTATCATGGTTCTTACTGGCAAAATGAATTTGAGAGATGTTGTTCTGTTTCCTAGAGATATGACTCGTTTAAAACCTTAA